From Maylandia zebra isolate NMK-2024a linkage group LG11, Mzebra_GT3a, whole genome shotgun sequence, one genomic window encodes:
- the arhgef5 gene encoding uncharacterized protein arhgef5 isoform X1 — protein MGTKRPSWTLFDTLTKTSRSDHKLQPGGKIPLDSSPRPAMTGWFKRELERTTKKGDTFPRMKKGLTSPDRRLCTEMDEERGERRCNDRPPKKAETDVWGQERERTFQVEKERYEGRRREKDEGKPTGRGYIEDEKLRQRGRYQELSDIRFQDGRREVDESWDRRMVRMGSPHRRKERENYADRKENENARRREKRRDIRSEGDDDERRPRRERGRDREREELILQYSRSEGDYMGKMANDRDREMQRYRDRNRDKERRKETDRQDKEGGRDLKEDRRDRREYEPERDRKKRGKEAGTRIVDATGRSSRSPKEWAPGPPARDHSSGEWSSDPDNEKRHRIYRDRYEERESRRDSSFEKKRERETWRDQDRTADKSQRQIRNERQESDKGEKTGNMPEQRRMWLEPQRGKNSTDKFVDSNRHTERKELRGEGEMSMYSQTERGRDGRPVKEEPDCERRQGGRSEYREDAQREQEGVGADQESVGEIRRGKEHMSDNDAGVEESWQKDEQGDNVVDDREDENGSNNWPPSESEGGSEAGWKKERNEMPSTEDGFVTVSSGGEDSEEGFRDCQEFQEGGTQAPAGFQGFVGDQKREEGRTVGEVETADGEDQGEEKQPKYVFCVVGQTLPRSKPSNILPLQVDQIGGVERSDTNLETHHELVDDITQQPQKDLLQRSCRNDEHPMINNWDTGSEHKVQREERLSTEEATESKIHSRAPSAVHNLKYRKEMRRKVKQSYSEMGRKDSKTERLLQEWREKTKEPTDKKEMQTPISQSAIDQLQPILDQINTTGMSPEEVEAIRIRLSGTWSVSEEPKRHSQAPHLKWAKNVVREILGHSEEEPSTEAQEDQPAANQTETSNAKPQEEVAEETREVPAIKLSMEEDDLEPELEELFDARGMGQSQAHMHADQFTAMHVVTHTHTHADTALESERKEDCSMDKTTLEPSGEVQLGKSDIKVTVSETEDDEVNLKESEKEKLREKEAEMYLSANNTLYKPNSCPILYHDCESELLCPSSEGESQGVDYGRDESEEERQGREPEDRVNAVDVIVPELTEVNCVEAEGQVGNLESSYSSQKLGSKVPSRRKGVHKTTQRRNVDVEEDEGVGRDRRTRVFYATDDEDDRSKSLSEMGLRNLLGTIERQKSNSRFYNAAQLYQQYSEAAQNSEILRQARSEFLSVSEDQTSSPLPSPPPARRALPPIPPQPHPKSFSHTGSFPIQSLHLPECPRGERRASSPRLSISQSSSLWRDLPGVRNSAELDELTEDQRRLQEVRFEVITSEASYCRSLEIVVDHFVKSKQLGAQLTTQDKNWLFSRLVDVRAISHSFLSKLEERVESDVMHFTVCDIIYRQCPLFRKAYVPYLTNQSYQDATYQRLMNENPRFKMIVEKIEKSAVCERLPLRSFLVLPFQRITRLKLLVQNIVKRTTRGTAEATQAIKALKQLEKIIQQGNDSISQMKSIESLVSLSAKVDFECKTLPLISQSRRMVREGPVTQLMDFSLKETEKNAYLHLFNDYLLLSLPKEGGRFTVIDHCPVSELRVENCRVKLHSLQKNLFLLYMAQKSLLLRTDAPSDKLRWISALSRPHTEVDFSSAQDFEQMQCIRAFFAQQPDELSLEKADVILVHQESSDNWVEGTKLSDRQRGWVPKSHLETIASSRVKSHNLSDALKLTAATATA, from the exons ATGGGGACCAAAAGGCCCAGTTGGACCCTCTTTGACActttaacaaaaacaagcagGTCTGACCACAAGCTTCAGCCAGGTGGAAAAATCCCCCTGGATTCAAGTCCCAGACCAGCAATGACTGGTTGGTTTAAGCGAGAGCTAGAACGCACGACAAAGAAAGGTGACACATTTCCCAGAATGAAAAAAGGTCTTACAAGTCCTGATAGAAGATTGTGCACTGAGATGGATGAAGAAAGAGGGGAAAGGAGGTGTAATGACAGGCCCCCCAAAAAAGCAGAGACTGATGTCTGGGGCcaagaaagagagaggacaTTCCAGGTTGAGAAGGAAAGATATGAGGGTAGACGCAGAGAAAAGGATGAGGGGAAACCCACTGGAAGAGGATACATAGAAGATGAGAAGTTACGCCAGAGGGGACGATATCAGGAGTTGTCTGATATTAGGTTTCAAGACGGCAGAAGAGAGGTGGATGAATCTTGGGATAGAAGAATGGTAAGAATGGGTTCCCCACACagaagaaaggagagagagaactATGCAGACAGAAAGGAGAATGAGAATgcaagaagaagagagaaaaggagagacatcaggagtgaaggtgatgatgatgagagaAGGCCgaggagggaaagagggagggacagagagagggaggagctGATACTTCAATACAGCAGAAGTGAGGGGGACTACATGGGCAAAATGGCAAATGACAGAGATCGAGAAATGCAGCGATATagagacagaaacagagacaaagaaagaaggaaagaaactgACAGGCAGGACAAGGAAGGTGGGAGAGACTTAAAGGAAGATAGAAGAGACAGAAGAGAGTACGAGCCTGAGAGAGACaggaaaaagaggggaaaagaaGCTGGTACTAGAATAGTTGATGCAACAGGCAGGAGCAGTCGATCACCGAAGGAGTGGGCTCCCGGTCCGCCAGCACGAGatcacagcagtggagagtggAGCAGTGATCCTGACAATGAGAAGAGACACAGAATATACAGGGACAGGTATGAAGAACGGGAATCAAGGAGAGACAGCagttttgaaaagaaaagagagagagaaacatggAGGGATCAAGACAGAACTGCTGATAAAAGTCAAAGGCAAATAAGAAATGAGAGACAAGAGAGCGATAAAGGAGAAAAGACTGGCAATATGCCAGAGCAGAGAAGGATGTGGTTAGAGCCACAGAGGGGCAAGAATAGCACAGACAAATTTGTAGACAGCAACAGGCACACAGAGCGGAAAGAGCTACGGGGAGAAGGAGAGATGAGTATGTACTCCCAGACGGAGAGAGGAAGAGATGGGCGACCAGTAAAAGAGGAACCAGATTGTGAAAGAAGGCAGGGGGGGAGAAGTGAGTACAGGGAAGACGCACAGAGGGAACAGGAGGGAGTCGGTGCAGATCAGGAGAGTGTGGGGGAAATCAGGAGAGGGAAGGAACATATGTCTGACAATGATGCAGGGGTTGAGGAAAGCTGGCAAAAGGATGAACAAGGAGACAACGTCGTAGACGACAGAGAGGATGAGAATGGGAGCAATAACTGGCCACCCTCTGAGAGTGAAGGAGGAAGTGAGGCAGGgtggaagaaagagagaaatgaaATGCCATCCACAGAGGATGGCTTCGTGACCGTGTCAAGTGGAGGAGAGGACAGTGAAGAAGGGTTTAGGGACTGTCAGGAATTCCAGGAAGGTGGAACCCAGGCACCTGCTGGCTTCCAGGGGTTTGTGGGAGATCAGAAGAGGGAGGAAGGACGGACAGTGGGGGAGGTGGAAACAGCTGACGGGGAGGATCAGGGGGAGGAGAAGCAGCCAAAGTACGTCTTCTGTGTGGTTGGGCAAACTCTTCCCCGATCAAAACCCAGCAATATTTTACCATTGCAGGTTGATCAGATTGGAGGAGTGGAAAGAAGCGACACGAATTTAGAAACTCACCATGAGTTGGTTGATGACATCACTCAGCAGCCTCAGAAAGACTTGCTTCAGAGATCATGTAGAAATGATGAGCACCCAATGATAAACAACTGGGACACAGGAAGTGAGCATAAAGTTCAGAGGGAGGAGAGGCTCTCCACAGAAGAAGCAACTGAAAGCAAAATCCACTCCAGAGCGCCTTCAGCGGttcataatttaaaatataGAAAGGAAATGAGACGTAAAGTGAAACAGTCATATTCTGAAATGGGAAGAAAGGACTCAAAAACTGAGAGACTTCTCCAGGAATGGAGAGAGAAAACTAAAGAGCCAACAGACAAAAAAGAGATGCAAACTCCAATTTCTCAATCAGCGATAGATCAACTGCAGCCCATCTTGGATCAGATAAACACTACAGGAATGAGTCCAGAGGAGGTGGAAGCTATTCGGATCAGACTGAGTGGGACATGGAGCGTGTCTGAGGAGCCCAAGCGGCATTCCCAAGCCCCCCACCTTAAATGGGCTAAAAATGTGGTCCGTGAGATCCTGGGACATTCAGAGGAAGAACCAAGCACAGAGGCCCAGGAAGATCAACCAGCTGCCAACCAGACTGAGACCAGCAACGCCAAGCCACAAGAGGAAGTTGCAGAAGAAACAAGGGAGGTACCTGCGATTAAGCTGAGTATGGAAGAAGATGACTTAGAGCCAGAGCTGGAAGAGCTGTTCGATGCGAGAGGTATGGGGCAGAGCCAAGCCCACATGCATGCTGACCAGTTCACGGCTATGCATGTTGTaacgcatacacacactcatgctGACACGGCGCTAGAATCAGAAAGGAAGGAAGATTGCAGCATGGACAAAACAACTTTAGAGCCTTCTGGTGAAGTTCAGTTAGGAAAGTCAGACATAAAGGTGACAGTCAGTGAAACTGAAGACGATGAGGTTAATTTGAAAGAAAgcgaaaaagaaaaactcagagAGAAGGAAGCGGAGATGTATTTAAGTGCGAACAACACCCTTTACAAGCCTAACAGCTGCCCTATTCTTTATCATGACTGCGAGTCTGAGCTCCTGTGCCCCTCTAGTGAGGGTGAGAGCCAGGGGGTGGACTATGGAAGGGATGAAAGTGAAGAAGAAAGACAAGGAAGGGAGCCTGAAGATAGGGTTAATGCAGTGGACGTGATAGTACCAGAACTGACTGAGGTGAATTGCGTAGAGGCAGAAGGGCAAGTAGGGAATCTGGAGAGCTCCTACAGTTCTCAGAAACTGGGTTCCAAAGTGCCGTCTCGAAGAAAGGGAGTCCATAAAACAACTCAAAGAAGAAATGTAGACGTGGAAGAAGATGAAGGTGTTGGAAGGGATCGCAGAACCAGAGTATTTTATGCAACAG atgatgaggatgatcgGAGCAAAAGCTTGAGCGAAATGGGGCTGAG GAATCTTTTGGGCACAATCGAAAGACAGAAAAGTAATTCAAGGTTCTACA ATGCTGCACAACTCTATCAGCAATACAGTGAGGCAGCCCAGAACTCTGAGATCCTGCGTCAGGCTCGTTCTGAATTCCTCTCTGTGAGTGAGGACCAAACTTCGTCTCCTCTTCCCTCACCTCCTCCTGCCCGCAGAGCTCTTCCTCCCATTCCCCCACAACCACATCCCAAGTCCTTCTCCCACACAGGCTCTTTCCCTATCCAAAGCTTGCATCTCCCTGAATGCCCCAGGGGTGAACGTAGAGCTTCTTCCCCACGTCTGTCAATCTCACAGTCGTCCTCGCTGTGGCGAGATCTGCCGGGGGTCAGGAACAGTGCTGAGCTAGATGAGCTCACAGAGGACCAGAGGCGGCTACAAGAG GTGAGGTTTGAAGTTATTACCTCAGAAGCTTCCTACTGCCGGAGTTTGGAAATTGTCGTTGACCACTTTGTCAAGTCTAAACAGCTGGGGGCACAGCTGACCACTCAGGACAAGAACTGGCTCTTTTCAAGGCTGGTTGATGTTCGTGCCATTAGCCACAG ttttctgtcaaAACTGGAGGAGCGGGTGGAATCAGATGTCATGCACTTCACCGTCTGCGACATCATTTATCGGCAGTGTCCGCTCTTCAGAAAAGCCTATGTGCCCTACCTCACCAACCAGTCCTATCAGGATGCAACTTATCAGAGACTCAT GAATGAGAATCCAAGGTTTAAAATGATCGTGGAGAAAATAGAGAAGAGTGCTGTTTGTGAGAGACTTCCTCTTCGCTCCTTCCTTGTGCTTCCCTTCCAAAGGATTACAAGACTTAAGTTGCTGGTCCAG AATATTGTCAAGAGAACAACACGCGGCACGGCGGAGGCAACGCAGGCCATCAAAGCTCTAAAACAACTGGAGAAG ATTATTCAACAAGGTAATGACAGCATCTCTCAAATGAAAAGCATCGAGTCTCTGGTTTCTCTCAGTGCTAAGGTGGACTTTGAGTGCAAG ACTCTTCCTTTGATTAGCCAGTCTCGGAGGATGGTTCGAGAAGGTCCTGTCACTCAGCTGATGGATTTCTCTCTTAAGGAGACAGAGAAAAATGCTTATTTGCACCTCTTCAATGACTACTTGCTGCTTTCACTACCAAAGGA AGGGGGAAGATTTACGGTAATTGATCACTGTCCAGTATCAGAGCTGCGTGTTGAGAACTGTCGTGTCAAACTTCACTCCCTACAGAAGAATCTGTTCCTGTTGTATATGGCACAAAAATCCCTGCTCCTCAGGACTGATGCACC GAGTGATAAGCTTCGTTGGATATCCGCCCTCTCCAGGCCCCATACTGAAGTAGATTTTTCTAGTGCACAAG ATTTCGAACAGATGCAATGTATCCGAGCTTTTTTTGCTCAACAGCCAGATGAGTTGTCCTTAGAAAAAGCTGATGTCATTCTGGTGCACCAGGAAAGCAGTGATA ACTGGGTAGAAGGGACGAAGCTCTCTGATCGGCAACGTGGATGGGTGCCCAAATCCCATCTGGAAACCATAGCCAGCTCCAGAGTCAAGAGTCATAACCTGTCAGATGCTCTCAAACTGACAGCGGCCACAGCCACAGCCTGA
- the arhgef5 gene encoding uncharacterized protein arhgef5 isoform X3: MGTKRPSWTLFDTLTKTSRSDHKLQPGGKIPLDSSPRPAMTGWFKRELERTTKKGDTFPRMKKGLTSPDRRLCTEMDEERGERRCNDRPPKKAETDVWGQERERTFQVEKERYEGRRREKDEGKPTGRGYIEDEKLRQRGRYQELSDIRFQDGRREVDESWDRRMVDQIGGVERSDTNLETHHELVDDITQQPQKDLLQRSCRNDEHPMINNWDTGSEHKVQREERLSTEEATESKIHSRAPSAVHNLKYRKEMRRKVKQSYSEMGRKDSKTERLLQEWREKTKEPTDKKEMQTPISQSAIDQLQPILDQINTTGMSPEEVEAIRIRLSGTWSVSEEPKRHSQAPHLKWAKNVVREILGHSEEEPSTEAQEDQPAANQTETSNAKPQEEVAEETREVPAIKLSMEEDDLEPELEELFDARGMGQSQAHMHADQFTAMHVVTHTHTHADTALESERKEDCSMDKTTLEPSGEVQLGKSDIKVTVSETEDDEVNLKESEKEKLREKEAEMYLSANNTLYKPNSCPILYHDCESELLCPSSEGESQGVDYGRDESEEERQGREPEDRVNAVDVIVPELTEVNCVEAEGQVGNLESSYSSQKLGSKVPSRRKGVHKTTQRRNVDVEEDEGVGRDRRTRVFYATDDEDDRSKSLSEMGLRNLLGTIERQKSNSRFYNAAQLYQQYSEAAQNSEILRQARSEFLSVSEDQTSSPLPSPPPARRALPPIPPQPHPKSFSHTGSFPIQSLHLPECPRGERRASSPRLSISQSSSLWRDLPGVRNSAELDELTEDQRRLQEVRFEVITSEASYCRSLEIVVDHFVKSKQLGAQLTTQDKNWLFSRLVDVRAISHSFLSKLEERVESDVMHFTVCDIIYRQCPLFRKAYVPYLTNQSYQDATYQRLMNENPRFKMIVEKIEKSAVCERLPLRSFLVLPFQRITRLKLLVQNIVKRTTRGTAEATQAIKALKQLEKIIQQGNDSISQMKSIESLVSLSAKVDFECKTLPLISQSRRMVREGPVTQLMDFSLKETEKNAYLHLFNDYLLLSLPKEGGRFTVIDHCPVSELRVENCRVKLHSLQKNLFLLYMAQKSLLLRTDAPSDKLRWISALSRPHTEVDFSSAQDFEQMQCIRAFFAQQPDELSLEKADVILVHQESSDNWVEGTKLSDRQRGWVPKSHLETIASSRVKSHNLSDALKLTAATATA, encoded by the exons ATGGGGACCAAAAGGCCCAGTTGGACCCTCTTTGACActttaacaaaaacaagcagGTCTGACCACAAGCTTCAGCCAGGTGGAAAAATCCCCCTGGATTCAAGTCCCAGACCAGCAATGACTGGTTGGTTTAAGCGAGAGCTAGAACGCACGACAAAGAAAGGTGACACATTTCCCAGAATGAAAAAAGGTCTTACAAGTCCTGATAGAAGATTGTGCACTGAGATGGATGAAGAAAGAGGGGAAAGGAGGTGTAATGACAGGCCCCCCAAAAAAGCAGAGACTGATGTCTGGGGCcaagaaagagagaggacaTTCCAGGTTGAGAAGGAAAGATATGAGGGTAGACGCAGAGAAAAGGATGAGGGGAAACCCACTGGAAGAGGATACATAGAAGATGAGAAGTTACGCCAGAGGGGACGATATCAGGAGTTGTCTGATATTAGGTTTCAAGACGGCAGAAGAGAGGTGGATGAATCTTGGGATAGAAGAATG GTTGATCAGATTGGAGGAGTGGAAAGAAGCGACACGAATTTAGAAACTCACCATGAGTTGGTTGATGACATCACTCAGCAGCCTCAGAAAGACTTGCTTCAGAGATCATGTAGAAATGATGAGCACCCAATGATAAACAACTGGGACACAGGAAGTGAGCATAAAGTTCAGAGGGAGGAGAGGCTCTCCACAGAAGAAGCAACTGAAAGCAAAATCCACTCCAGAGCGCCTTCAGCGGttcataatttaaaatataGAAAGGAAATGAGACGTAAAGTGAAACAGTCATATTCTGAAATGGGAAGAAAGGACTCAAAAACTGAGAGACTTCTCCAGGAATGGAGAGAGAAAACTAAAGAGCCAACAGACAAAAAAGAGATGCAAACTCCAATTTCTCAATCAGCGATAGATCAACTGCAGCCCATCTTGGATCAGATAAACACTACAGGAATGAGTCCAGAGGAGGTGGAAGCTATTCGGATCAGACTGAGTGGGACATGGAGCGTGTCTGAGGAGCCCAAGCGGCATTCCCAAGCCCCCCACCTTAAATGGGCTAAAAATGTGGTCCGTGAGATCCTGGGACATTCAGAGGAAGAACCAAGCACAGAGGCCCAGGAAGATCAACCAGCTGCCAACCAGACTGAGACCAGCAACGCCAAGCCACAAGAGGAAGTTGCAGAAGAAACAAGGGAGGTACCTGCGATTAAGCTGAGTATGGAAGAAGATGACTTAGAGCCAGAGCTGGAAGAGCTGTTCGATGCGAGAGGTATGGGGCAGAGCCAAGCCCACATGCATGCTGACCAGTTCACGGCTATGCATGTTGTaacgcatacacacactcatgctGACACGGCGCTAGAATCAGAAAGGAAGGAAGATTGCAGCATGGACAAAACAACTTTAGAGCCTTCTGGTGAAGTTCAGTTAGGAAAGTCAGACATAAAGGTGACAGTCAGTGAAACTGAAGACGATGAGGTTAATTTGAAAGAAAgcgaaaaagaaaaactcagagAGAAGGAAGCGGAGATGTATTTAAGTGCGAACAACACCCTTTACAAGCCTAACAGCTGCCCTATTCTTTATCATGACTGCGAGTCTGAGCTCCTGTGCCCCTCTAGTGAGGGTGAGAGCCAGGGGGTGGACTATGGAAGGGATGAAAGTGAAGAAGAAAGACAAGGAAGGGAGCCTGAAGATAGGGTTAATGCAGTGGACGTGATAGTACCAGAACTGACTGAGGTGAATTGCGTAGAGGCAGAAGGGCAAGTAGGGAATCTGGAGAGCTCCTACAGTTCTCAGAAACTGGGTTCCAAAGTGCCGTCTCGAAGAAAGGGAGTCCATAAAACAACTCAAAGAAGAAATGTAGACGTGGAAGAAGATGAAGGTGTTGGAAGGGATCGCAGAACCAGAGTATTTTATGCAACAG atgatgaggatgatcgGAGCAAAAGCTTGAGCGAAATGGGGCTGAG GAATCTTTTGGGCACAATCGAAAGACAGAAAAGTAATTCAAGGTTCTACA ATGCTGCACAACTCTATCAGCAATACAGTGAGGCAGCCCAGAACTCTGAGATCCTGCGTCAGGCTCGTTCTGAATTCCTCTCTGTGAGTGAGGACCAAACTTCGTCTCCTCTTCCCTCACCTCCTCCTGCCCGCAGAGCTCTTCCTCCCATTCCCCCACAACCACATCCCAAGTCCTTCTCCCACACAGGCTCTTTCCCTATCCAAAGCTTGCATCTCCCTGAATGCCCCAGGGGTGAACGTAGAGCTTCTTCCCCACGTCTGTCAATCTCACAGTCGTCCTCGCTGTGGCGAGATCTGCCGGGGGTCAGGAACAGTGCTGAGCTAGATGAGCTCACAGAGGACCAGAGGCGGCTACAAGAG GTGAGGTTTGAAGTTATTACCTCAGAAGCTTCCTACTGCCGGAGTTTGGAAATTGTCGTTGACCACTTTGTCAAGTCTAAACAGCTGGGGGCACAGCTGACCACTCAGGACAAGAACTGGCTCTTTTCAAGGCTGGTTGATGTTCGTGCCATTAGCCACAG ttttctgtcaaAACTGGAGGAGCGGGTGGAATCAGATGTCATGCACTTCACCGTCTGCGACATCATTTATCGGCAGTGTCCGCTCTTCAGAAAAGCCTATGTGCCCTACCTCACCAACCAGTCCTATCAGGATGCAACTTATCAGAGACTCAT GAATGAGAATCCAAGGTTTAAAATGATCGTGGAGAAAATAGAGAAGAGTGCTGTTTGTGAGAGACTTCCTCTTCGCTCCTTCCTTGTGCTTCCCTTCCAAAGGATTACAAGACTTAAGTTGCTGGTCCAG AATATTGTCAAGAGAACAACACGCGGCACGGCGGAGGCAACGCAGGCCATCAAAGCTCTAAAACAACTGGAGAAG ATTATTCAACAAGGTAATGACAGCATCTCTCAAATGAAAAGCATCGAGTCTCTGGTTTCTCTCAGTGCTAAGGTGGACTTTGAGTGCAAG ACTCTTCCTTTGATTAGCCAGTCTCGGAGGATGGTTCGAGAAGGTCCTGTCACTCAGCTGATGGATTTCTCTCTTAAGGAGACAGAGAAAAATGCTTATTTGCACCTCTTCAATGACTACTTGCTGCTTTCACTACCAAAGGA AGGGGGAAGATTTACGGTAATTGATCACTGTCCAGTATCAGAGCTGCGTGTTGAGAACTGTCGTGTCAAACTTCACTCCCTACAGAAGAATCTGTTCCTGTTGTATATGGCACAAAAATCCCTGCTCCTCAGGACTGATGCACC GAGTGATAAGCTTCGTTGGATATCCGCCCTCTCCAGGCCCCATACTGAAGTAGATTTTTCTAGTGCACAAG ATTTCGAACAGATGCAATGTATCCGAGCTTTTTTTGCTCAACAGCCAGATGAGTTGTCCTTAGAAAAAGCTGATGTCATTCTGGTGCACCAGGAAAGCAGTGATA ACTGGGTAGAAGGGACGAAGCTCTCTGATCGGCAACGTGGATGGGTGCCCAAATCCCATCTGGAAACCATAGCCAGCTCCAGAGTCAAGAGTCATAACCTGTCAGATGCTCTCAAACTGACAGCGGCCACAGCCACAGCCTGA